The sequence below is a genomic window from Bradyrhizobium septentrionale.
AGCAGGCGGCGAGATTGATCCGCTGTTGCCACTCCGCGTCCGTCATGCCGGACGGAATTTCCTTCAAGCGTGCTTCGGCCGGCGACATGTGGGGTCTCCCGTGAATACTGCTTCTCTGGGAAGGATAGCCCCGTGTGCTTTCCCCAGCAAGGCACGGGCGGGGTGGCAGTCATGCGTCGGCAGCGTTTTGCGCGGAATGTGCGAGATTGTTGACGAAGTTCGCCAGCATGTTCGCGCCGATCACCGTAGCGATCTCGACGATCTCGGCGTTGCCGAATCCCGCGTCGCGGACGGCCGCGAACTCCACGGCATCGACACCGCCGCGCGCAGCAATCACGGCCTTGGTGAACCGCAAGACCGCGGCCGCAGCCCGGTCCCGCGAGCCGAATGCTGTTGCCGCATCGAGCTCCTGATCGCTGACGTCGGCGCAACGCGCAAGGTGGCGGTGGTTGACAAGGCAGGAGTTGCAACCGTTTGTGTTGGCGACCGCAATGGCGATCCGTTCGCGCAAGGCTGCCGGCAGCACTCCGCCCTTCAAGGCGGCGCGCAGTGCGAGGTAGCCGTGCAGGGCCGCCCGCGAATGCGAGAGCACGCGCATCAGGTCAGGCAGGAAACCCAACTCCCGCTCGATCACCGCAATGGATATTGCGCTGTCGCCCGTCAGTCTCTCGATAGCGAGGGGCTTCAG
It includes:
- a CDS encoding carboxymuconolactone decarboxylase family protein is translated as MSDLKPLAIERLTGDSAISIAVIERELGFLPDLMRVLSHSRAALHGYLALRAALKGGVLPAALRERIAIAVANTNGCNSCLVNHRHLARCADVSDQELDAATAFGSRDRAAAAVLRFTKAVIAARGGVDAVEFAAVRDAGFGNAEIVEIATVIGANMLANFVNNLAHSAQNAADA